A segment of the Candidatus Pelagisphaera phototrophica genome:
CCGTCAAGCGTGGCATTTACAACCGCGTTGGCGTTGTTCGAGCCCAACGACTTCGTCAAAACATTGTGTACCCCTGCTGCTTCAAGCACGGCACGAACACCACCACCGGCGATAATCCCTGTACCCGTCGTAGCGGGCCGCAAGAGAACTTTGCCACCATCGGCCTCGCCAAGAACTTCGTGTGGGATAGTGTCACCCTTGAGCTTGATCGGCTCAAGATTTCTGCGAGCACCTTCACTCCCTTTCCGAATAGACTCGGGAACCTCGTTGGCCTTTCCATACCCCACTCCGATCTTTCCGGCACGATCGCCGACAACGACGAGAGCAGAAAAGCTGAAACGACGTCCTCCTTTTACTACCTTCGCGCAACGGTTGATGAACACGACCTTCTCGAAGATACCGTCATCCGGCTTCTCCTCTTCCCGCCGTCCACGGTTGCCGCCCCTGGACCCACGATTACCGCCTTGTCCACGGTTGCCGCCTTGTCCACGGTTGCCGCCAGAGCCACGATAGCCCCCACTGGGTCCATTGTTAGCGGGTGCTGCGCTCGCAGGAGCTTCGCTTGGGGTCGTACTGGGTGTTTGATTTGTTTCTGTGCTCATAGGGCAATTAGAATTCTAGGCCGGCCTCACGAGCGGCATCTGCAAAAGTTTTCACACATCCGTGGTACTTGCGCCCGTTGCGGTCGAATACCACCTTACTAATACCGGAATCCTTCGCCTTTTCGCCGAAGGACTTTCCAAGGGCACAAGCGCCGTCGTTATTGGCTTTCAAATTCTGCTCACGAAGCTCTTTCGCAACAGTTGATACAAACAATAGCGTCTTCCCTTCGTCATCATTGATAGCCTGGGCATAGATGTGCTTATTGCTGAAATGCACACTCAACCGTGGACGCGCTGCGGTACCCGCAACCTTCTTACGGATGCGCCAGCGTCTCTTTTGTTCGAGCTCTCTCTTCTTTTGGATTTTCATTTCGAAATTCTTTTAAAGGTTATTCCTTACAGGTTATCGAACAGCGCTAAGCGACTGTCTTTCCTTCCTTGCGGATTTCATGCTGCCCAACGATGTGAACTCCTTTGCCCTTATAGGGTTCAACCGGGTGATAGTGGCGGATCGATGCCGCCGCTTGTCCCACTATCTGCTTGTCGATTCCTTCGATCTTCAACTTCGTTCCATTATCCGTGACCGTGATCGTCACACCATCTGGGATGTCGTAGTTGATATCGTGCGAGAATCCGAGCTTCAGCAAAAGAGTTTTCCCTTTCAGAGTGGCATTGTATCCAACACCGCTGATCTCGATCTCTTTCGTAAAACCGTTAACAACCCCCTCAACCATTCCATTAACGATCGACCGAGAAGTCCCATACATGGCGTTGGCGAAACGGGTCTTGTTCGCTGGGGAAACTTTGATTTGCCCATCGTCGACCTCAAAAGAAACGTCGTTGACAAACTTCTTGGTCAGCTCTCCCTTCGGGCCCTTAAGCTTGATGGTCGAGCCATCGATTGATACGTCAACCTTTTCAGGTATCGTGATTGGTAGTTTTCCTATTCTGCTCATTATTCGCGTCCTCTTCTACCAAACGTTGCAGACCATTTCACCGCCAAGCTTTTGACGACGAGCATCGCGATCCTTCATCATGCCTCTTGGCGTAGTGAGAATGCAGACACCTAGTCCATTGAGTACTCGTGGAATATCCGAGCTTTTAGAGTAAAGCCGAAGACCCGGGCGGCTAACCCGCTCCAGACCGTTAATTGAAGGCTCGCCGTTCACGTACTTGAGTTGAACCACAAGGGTTTTGTGCCCTCTATCATCCTTCGCATCGGAAAAGTCTGAAATGAAGCCCTCCTCTTTTAAAATGCGGGCTATCTCTGCCTTCATTTTCGAATGAGGAGAAACACATTCGTCTTTGCCGGCGCTCGATGCGTTGCGGATGCGAGTCAGAAAATCGCTGATTGGATCGGTATGCATGATTATTTAGTTTTTGACCGGGTGATATCCACACTCCCGGGATGTGCGTTTGCACGAAATATTGATTAATGAAGAGTTTTGGGGTGACAAGCCTACCAAGAAGATTTGGTAACGCCAGGTATTTTTCCCTCTAAGGCGAGTTCTCTGAAAGTTAGACGGGACAACCCATAACGGCGAATGAATGCCCTCGGACGCCCTGTTACGTTACAGCGATTGCGGATTCTGATTTTAGAAGAGTCACGAGGCATCTTGGCTAGCTTGCGCTGCGCTTGGTAGAACTCTTCGTCTGTCGTGTCGGGACTAGAAAGGATCGCTTTGAGTTCAGCTCTCTTTGGACCGAGGCGCTCTACGAGGCGGCGGCGTTTTTCGTTACGTGCTACTGATGATTTCTTTGCCATGTTAAATTACGCTGCGGTTTCGTCTTTTTCATTTTCGCTCTCGGTTGGAGCGTCGTCATTGCCATCTTGAGTCTCTCTCTTCCGGAAAGGCATTCCCAGTAGGTCGAGCAACTCGTAGCCCTCTTCATCCGTTTTTGCAGAGGTTACAATGGTAAGTTCCATTCCAGATTGCCGTTTGATTGAATCCACAGAGATTTCGGGGAAAATCGTGATGTCTGTGATCCCGAGAGAATAATTACCGTTTCCGTCAAACTTTTGCGGAATGCCACGAAAGTCGCGAATTGCGGGAAGGGATACCGCAACCAAGCGAAGGAGGAAATCCCACATACGCTCGCCTCGCAGAGTAACCTTACAACCGATTGGCATTTCCTCCCGGAGTTTGAAATTCGCGATGCTCTTCTTCGCAAGGGTGCGAACAGGACTTTGCCCAGCAATAAGGCCCATGTTCTTCACAGCCTCTTCCATGACGCTTTTGTCGAGCAAAGCGCTCACGCCCATATTGAGAACCACTTTCTCAATACGTGGAATCTGGTACTTGTTCTTGTAACCGCGGGACTTATTAAGTCCTTCGACGACTGTCTTTTCGTAATGTTCTTTTAGAAAATTTTGAGAGCTCATAGCTTCTGTTCGGATTTCCGACCCGGAACGGGTTCAGTTCTCTATGTAATTTAGTCTTTCTTGGCCTGACGTTCGTCGAACTTCGACGCAAGCATCAGGTTTGAAATGTGAATGGACCCTTCGCGTTCCGCGATTTGTCCGTCGGGATTTTCTTCCGACTTCTTGAGATGGCGCTTGATCATCATAAGACCTTCAACAACTGCTCTATTTTTCGTGGTGCGAAGTTCTAGGATTTTGCCGCGCTTACCCTTTTCCTTGCCTGAAAGGATAACGACTTCGTCGCCCTGTTTTACATGTGTCTTAGCCATGATTAAAGTACCTCCGGAGCTAGCGAGACAATCTTCATGAATTGTTTCGTGCGAAGTTCGCGAGCAACTGGCCCAAAAATGCGGGTGCCACGCGGGTTTCCATTGTTGTCGAGTATTACGATCGCATTGCTGTCGAAACGGAGGTAGCTACCGTCACGACGGCGAATTGGAGCCTTTGTCCGCACTACAACAGCTTTTACAACCGTACCTTTCTTAACAGACGAGTCTACGCTTGCCTCTTTGATATTGACGACGATGACGTCACCAATGTCGGCGGTCTTCTTGCGCTGACCCAAGCGGCGAATCATATGGGCCCGTTTGGCGCCTGTATTGTCTGCAATCTGCAGTTCTGAACGTAATTGAATCATTTTTTTTCGCTCCTTTATTTAGCAGAAGCTGGTTCGATTTTCTCTACTTCCTCTTCTTTCAAGCCTCCTGCTACAGGTGCCCGATCTATAACCCGAACTAAACGCCAGCGTTTTAGGCGGCTAATTGGACGTGTCTCCATAATTTCAACACGATCACCAAGACCAGCATTGTTGCTTTCGTCATGAACGTGAACAACTGTTTTTCGATTGATCACCTTGCGATAACGAGGATGAGGAATCTTGTAACTGTAGGTAACCTTGATCGACTTGTCCCCGGAGGTTGAAGTCACGAACCCGATTAGGCTTTTTCTGCTATTGCGAGAGTTTTCCATGGCGTATCAGTTCTCTTGTTAGGCGGATTTCGATTCCGCCTGGATTTTTTCACTACGAATGGTTTCCATCCGTGCGATATCCCTGCGGCGCTGAGTCAGCTCCGCTGTATTTTCAACCTGTCCTGTCTGCTTACGCAGCTTCAATTCGAGAAGTTGATCACGCGTGTCGCGAATCGATTTCTCCAATTCTGGGAGCGAAAGTTCCTTGATGTCCTTTACCTTCATTTTTCCGGTTCCTTATTAGGATCAATCCATGTTCTCACGTACAACGAAACGTGTCTTAAATGGGAGTTTCGTATCAGCCAAGCGCATCGCCTCACGAGCGATCGAAAGCGAAACCCCTGCTAGTTCGAACAATATCAAGCCAGGTTTAACGACCGCTACATAGTGATCAACAGGTCCCTTTCCTTTACCCATACGAGTTTCGAGAGGCTTCTTTGTGATCGGCTTGTGAGGGAATACTCGTATCCAGAGCTTTCCTTTACGTTTCATGTGACGCGTGATGGCGACACGAGCGGCTTCGATCTGATTACCGGTGAAATATCCACGACCCAACGCCTGAATGGCATAGTCGCCAAACGCCATAGAGTCGCCGCCCTTTGCGTTGCCGCGCATGCGGCCCTTCATGGACTTCCGGTATTTTGTACGTGATGGAGTGAGTGCTGGCATAGCTCAGTTTGAGATGTTTATTGTTCGTCCTTTTTGAAAACCCAGCACTTAACGCCAATAATGCCGTATACTGTTCTGGCTTCTGATGTACCGTAATCAATTTCTTCGCGCAATGTATGGAGAGGTACACTACCTTGGCGCTGAACTTCGGTACGAGCGATGTCCGCACCACCGAGTCTTCCACCGACCTGTACCTTAATGCCCTCCGCGCCTAGACTCATAGCGATTTGAACCGCCTTCTTCATAGCGCGCCTGAAGGAGATACGGCGTTCCAGCTGAAGAGCAACATTGTCCGCGACCAGTTTTGCTTCGAGCTCGGGCTTCTTTACCTCCTGAATATCGAGAAGGATCTCCCTACCCGTCATCACAGCTAGCTCTTCCTTTATCTTTTCGATCTCTTGGCCCTTCCGGCCGATAACGATCCCTGGACGAGCAGTGAAAATCTTAACACGGACCCGGGAAGACGCCCGTTCAATGAAGATACGAGGTACGGAAGCGTACTTCAGCTTCTCCATCAATTTCTCACGAATGATGTAGTCCTCGTGTAGTGTCTTCGCGAATTCGTTCTTGGGTGCAAACCAACGTGATTGCCAGTTGCGATTAACTGCGAGACGAAAACCTATCGGATTTGTTTTTTGACCCATATGTCTGAAATTAGTTAGCGTTGTCGGTTAGTACGATGCGGATATGCGACATGCGCTTCTTTCGTTTGGCAACCCCACCTCGAGCAGCTGCTTTGAAACGTTTAAGAGCCGGACCCATTTCGATGATCGCCTTATCAACGGTCAGATTGTCCGCAGACAAGTCGTGGTTGTTTTCAGCGTTCGCAATTGCTGATTGCAATGTCTTTGAAATCAGTGCCGCAGACTTTCGTGGAATAAACTTCAGCAGGTCGAGAGCTGCCGTGGCCTGTTTGCCGCGAATGGCACGAGCTACCTCGTTCACCTTTTTCGGTGACATGCGTGCGTATTTGGTTAGCGCTTGTACTTCCATTATATTACCTCCCTTGATTATTTGCTGCCACCGTGAGCCTTGAACATGCAGGACTGGGAGAAC
Coding sequences within it:
- the rpsE gene encoding 30S ribosomal protein S5, which produces MSTETNQTPSTTPSEAPASAAPANNGPSGGYRGSGGNRGQGGNRGQGGNRGSRGGNRGRREEEKPDDGIFEKVVFINRCAKVVKGGRRFSFSALVVVGDRAGKIGVGYGKANEVPESIRKGSEGARRNLEPIKLKGDTIPHEVLGEADGGKVLLRPATTGTGIIAGGGVRAVLEAAGVHNVLTKSLGSNNANAVVNATLDGLRKLKTFEDYKALRS
- the rplR gene encoding 50S ribosomal protein L18, whose product is MKIQKKRELEQKRRWRIRKKVAGTAARPRLSVHFSNKHIYAQAINDDEGKTLLFVSTVAKELREQNLKANNDGACALGKSFGEKAKDSGISKVVFDRNGRKYHGCVKTFADAAREAGLEF
- the rplF gene encoding 50S ribosomal protein L6 codes for the protein MSRIGKLPITIPEKVDVSIDGSTIKLKGPKGELTKKFVNDVSFEVDDGQIKVSPANKTRFANAMYGTSRSIVNGMVEGVVNGFTKEIEISGVGYNATLKGKTLLLKLGFSHDINYDIPDGVTITVTDNGTKLKIEGIDKQIVGQAAASIRHYHPVEPYKGKGVHIVGQHEIRKEGKTVA
- the rpsH gene encoding 30S ribosomal protein S8, translating into MHTDPISDFLTRIRNASSAGKDECVSPHSKMKAEIARILKEEGFISDFSDAKDDRGHKTLVVQLKYVNGEPSINGLERVSRPGLRLYSKSSDIPRVLNGLGVCILTTPRGMMKDRDARRQKLGGEMVCNVW
- the rpsN gene encoding 30S ribosomal protein S14, with product MAKKSSVARNEKRRRLVERLGPKRAELKAILSSPDTTDEEFYQAQRKLAKMPRDSSKIRIRNRCNVTGRPRAFIRRYGLSRLTFRELALEGKIPGVTKSSW
- the rplE gene encoding 50S ribosomal protein L5 encodes the protein MSSQNFLKEHYEKTVVEGLNKSRGYKNKYQIPRIEKVVLNMGVSALLDKSVMEEAVKNMGLIAGQSPVRTLAKKSIANFKLREEMPIGCKVTLRGERMWDFLLRLVAVSLPAIRDFRGIPQKFDGNGNYSLGITDITIFPEISVDSIKRQSGMELTIVTSAKTDEEGYELLDLLGMPFRKRETQDGNDDAPTESENEKDETAA
- the rplX gene encoding 50S ribosomal protein L24, whose protein sequence is MAKTHVKQGDEVVILSGKEKGKRGKILELRTTKNRAVVEGLMMIKRHLKKSEENPDGQIAEREGSIHISNLMLASKFDERQAKKD
- the rplN gene encoding 50S ribosomal protein L14, producing the protein MIQLRSELQIADNTGAKRAHMIRRLGQRKKTADIGDVIVVNIKEASVDSSVKKGTVVKAVVVRTKAPIRRRDGSYLRFDSNAIVILDNNGNPRGTRIFGPVARELRTKQFMKIVSLAPEVL
- the rpsQ gene encoding 30S ribosomal protein S17, with product MENSRNSRKSLIGFVTSTSGDKSIKVTYSYKIPHPRYRKVINRKTVVHVHDESNNAGLGDRVEIMETRPISRLKRWRLVRVIDRAPVAGGLKEEEVEKIEPASAK
- the rpmC gene encoding 50S ribosomal protein L29, producing MKVKDIKELSLPELEKSIRDTRDQLLELKLRKQTGQVENTAELTQRRRDIARMETIRSEKIQAESKSA
- the rplP gene encoding 50S ribosomal protein L16 translates to MPALTPSRTKYRKSMKGRMRGNAKGGDSMAFGDYAIQALGRGYFTGNQIEAARVAITRHMKRKGKLWIRVFPHKPITKKPLETRMGKGKGPVDHYVAVVKPGLILFELAGVSLSIAREAMRLADTKLPFKTRFVVRENMD
- the rpsC gene encoding 30S ribosomal protein S3 — encoded protein: MGQKTNPIGFRLAVNRNWQSRWFAPKNEFAKTLHEDYIIREKLMEKLKYASVPRIFIERASSRVRVKIFTARPGIVIGRKGQEIEKIKEELAVMTGREILLDIQEVKKPELEAKLVADNVALQLERRISFRRAMKKAVQIAMSLGAEGIKVQVGGRLGGADIARTEVQRQGSVPLHTLREEIDYGTSEARTVYGIIGVKCWVFKKDEQ
- the rplV gene encoding 50S ribosomal protein L22, with protein sequence MEVQALTKYARMSPKKVNEVARAIRGKQATAALDLLKFIPRKSAALISKTLQSAIANAENNHDLSADNLTVDKAIIEMGPALKRFKAAARGGVAKRKKRMSHIRIVLTDNAN